The proteins below come from a single Zea mays cultivar B73 chromosome 8, Zm-B73-REFERENCE-NAM-5.0, whole genome shotgun sequence genomic window:
- the LOC103626167 gene encoding AP2/ERF and B3 domain-containing protein Os01g0693400 isoform X1 yields MDSASSLVDDTSGSGGGACTDKLRALAAAAASASGPPPERMGSGASAVVDAAEPGAEADSGSAPASVAAVAAGVGGKLPSSRYKGVVPQPNGRWGAQIYERHLRVWLGTFAGEADAARAYDVAAQRFRGRDAATNFRPLADAGPDAAAELRFLASRSKAEVVDMLRKHTYFDELAQNKRAFAAAAAAASSAAATTSTSLGNDNRSSSPACAREHLFDKAVTPSDVGKLNRLVIPKQHAERHFPLHLAAAAGGGESTGVLLNLEDAAGKVWRFRYSYWNSSQSYVLTKGWSRFVKEKGLQAGDVVGFYRSAAGADSKLFIDCKLRPNSVDTASTTSPVGSSPPPAPVAKAVRLFGVDLLTAPADAMARCKRARDLASPPQAAIKKQLVELALASVDQCYGAGRSFS; encoded by the coding sequence ATGGACAGCGCCAGCAGCCTCGTGGACGACaccagcggcagcggcggcggcgcgtgcacGGACAAGCTAAGGGCtttggccgccgccgccgcctccgcctcggggcCACCGCCGGAGCGCATGGGCAGCGGAGCCAGCGCGGTCGTGgacgcggccgagccgggcgccgAGGCGGACTCCGGCTCCGCCCCGGCCTCCGTCGCCGCCGTCGCGGCGGGCGTGGGCGGGAAGCTGCCGTCGTCCAGGTACAAGGGCGTGGTGCCGCAGCCCAACGGGCGGTGGGGCGCGCAGATCTACGAGCGCCACCTGCGCGTGTGGCTCGGCACCTTCGCGGGCGAGGCCGACGCGGCGCGCGCCTACGACGTCGCGGCGCAGCGGTTCCGCGGCCGCGACGCGGCCACCAACTTCCGCCCGCTCGCGGACGCCGGCCCGGACGCCGCCGCCGAGCTCCGGTTCCTGGCGTCGcgctccaaggccgaggtcgtcgACATGCTGCGCAAGCACACGTACTTCGACGAGCTCGCGCAGAACAAGCGCGCCTtcgcggcggccgccgccgccgcctcgtcgGCGGCGGCCACCACCTCGACGTCGCTGGGCAACGACAACCGTTCCTCCTCCCCCGCGTGCGCGCGGGAGCACCTCTTCGACAAGGCGGTCACCCCCAGCGACGTGGGCAAGCTGAACCGGCTGGTGATCCCGAAGCAGCACGCCGAGAGGCACTTCCCGCTGCATCTCGcggccgccgccggcggcggcgaGAGCACGGGCGTGCTCCTcaacctggaggacgccgcggggaAAGTGTGGCGGTTCCGGTACTCGTACTGGAACAGCAGCCAGAGCTACGTGCTCACCAAGGGCTGGAGCCGCTTCGTCAAGGAGAAGGGCCTCCAGGCCGGCGACGTCGTCGGCTTCTACCGCTCCGCGGCCGGCGCCGACAGCAAGCTCTTCATCGACTGCAAGCTGCGACCCAACAGCGTGGACACCGCGTCGACGACGAGCCCCGTGGGGTCATCGCCTCCGCCGGCGCCGGTGGCGAAGGCCGTGCGTCTCTTCGGCGTCGATCTGCTGACGGCGCCGGCGGACGCCATGGCCCGGTGCAAGAGAGCCAGGGACTTGGCCTCGCCCCCGCAGGCGGCGATCAAGAAGCAGCTCGTGGAGCTGGCACTAGCTAGTGTAGATCAATGCTACGGAGCGGGTCGATCTTTCTCTTAG
- the LOC103626167 gene encoding AP2/ERF and B3 domain-containing protein Os01g0693400 isoform X2: MDSASSLVDDTSGSGGGACTDKLRALAAAAASASGPPPERMGSGASAVVDAAEPGAEADSGSAPASVAAVAAGVGGKLPSSRYKGVVPQPNGRWGAQIYERHLRVWLGTFAGEADAARAYDVAAQRFRGRDAATNFRPLADAGPDAAAELRFLASRSKAEVVDMLRKHTYFDELAQNKRAFAAATTSTSLGNDNRSSSPACAREHLFDKAVTPSDVGKLNRLVIPKQHAERHFPLHLAAAAGGGESTGVLLNLEDAAGKVWRFRYSYWNSSQSYVLTKGWSRFVKEKGLQAGDVVGFYRSAAGADSKLFIDCKLRPNSVDTASTTSPVGSSPPPAPVAKAVRLFGVDLLTAPADAMARCKRARDLASPPQAAIKKQLVELALASVDQCYGAGRSFS, encoded by the exons ATGGACAGCGCCAGCAGCCTCGTGGACGACaccagcggcagcggcggcggcgcgtgcacGGACAAGCTAAGGGCtttggccgccgccgccgcctccgcctcggggcCACCGCCGGAGCGCATGGGCAGCGGAGCCAGCGCGGTCGTGgacgcggccgagccgggcgccgAGGCGGACTCCGGCTCCGCCCCGGCCTCCGTCGCCGCCGTCGCGGCGGGCGTGGGCGGGAAGCTGCCGTCGTCCAGGTACAAGGGCGTGGTGCCGCAGCCCAACGGGCGGTGGGGCGCGCAGATCTACGAGCGCCACCTGCGCGTGTGGCTCGGCACCTTCGCGGGCGAGGCCGACGCGGCGCGCGCCTACGACGTCGCGGCGCAGCGGTTCCGCGGCCGCGACGCGGCCACCAACTTCCGCCCGCTCGCGGACGCCGGCCCGGACGCCGCCGCCGAGCTCCGGTTCCTGGCGTCGcgctccaaggccgaggtcgtcgACATGCTGCGCAAGCACACGTACTTCGACGAGCTCGCGCAGAACAAGCGCGCCTtc GCGGCGGCCACCACCTCGACGTCGCTGGGCAACGACAACCGTTCCTCCTCCCCCGCGTGCGCGCGGGAGCACCTCTTCGACAAGGCGGTCACCCCCAGCGACGTGGGCAAGCTGAACCGGCTGGTGATCCCGAAGCAGCACGCCGAGAGGCACTTCCCGCTGCATCTCGcggccgccgccggcggcggcgaGAGCACGGGCGTGCTCCTcaacctggaggacgccgcggggaAAGTGTGGCGGTTCCGGTACTCGTACTGGAACAGCAGCCAGAGCTACGTGCTCACCAAGGGCTGGAGCCGCTTCGTCAAGGAGAAGGGCCTCCAGGCCGGCGACGTCGTCGGCTTCTACCGCTCCGCGGCCGGCGCCGACAGCAAGCTCTTCATCGACTGCAAGCTGCGACCCAACAGCGTGGACACCGCGTCGACGACGAGCCCCGTGGGGTCATCGCCTCCGCCGGCGCCGGTGGCGAAGGCCGTGCGTCTCTTCGGCGTCGATCTGCTGACGGCGCCGGCGGACGCCATGGCCCGGTGCAAGAGAGCCAGGGACTTGGCCTCGCCCCCGCAGGCGGCGATCAAGAAGCAGCTCGTGGAGCTGGCACTAGCTAGTGTAGATCAATGCTACGGAGCGGGTCGATCTTTCTCTTAG